TGAAATATCACTATAAGCCTGAACTGAAATGCACCCTGGAAACCGTGGGGTTGAACGGCGAATTCATGCGTGATGTCACTGTAGGACGCATCGTCAACCCCGGCCACGATATTGAGTGTAGCTGGTTCATGCTGGAGGAAGCCAATCGACGTCATGATATGGAGTTACACAACATCGCCGCCAATATTTTTAACAATGCCATCGAAGCCGGCTGGGACAAAGAATACGACGGTTTGTTGTATTTTATCGACTGTTTAGGCTGCCCACCGGAAGCTTACGAACACGATATGAAACTCTGGTGGCCGCATAACGAAATTATGATTGCTTCTATGATGTTGTACCGTGATACCGAAGATGAAAAATATTTAGATTGGTTTAAACGAACAGTAAAATATTGCCGCGATCACTTTTCCGATCCGACCTATGGCGAATGGTACGGCTATCTGCGGCGCGACGGTAAGCCAACGGAACCGCCCTGCAAAGGTAGCACGTTCAAAGGCCCCTTCCACGTCATGCGCAGCTTAATTATGACAGATAAAATAATTGATCAAATTTTGGCAAAGAAATAGTCGAAAAACGAATTAAGAAATAAATCGCTTACATCCGGGAAGTATAAGTATATAAGTAATCATTGATCGGCAAAGGGCGACAGGATCGCCCTTCCTCGCCGATATTCTTAAAACTATATTTACATCGCTTTGTATCGTCTTATAAGGAGAATCCATGCTTGACAAAAATGCCACTGAAATCGGTCAAAGCAACGCCTGCACCGGTCGATCCATTGAAGCTAAAACCGAAAACAATAATGTTTTCAGTAAAATTATTCACCACTACTACCAACTCACGGCCGCCGAAAAAAAAGTGGCCGATTTTGTTATCAGTCAGCAGCTTAATACTCAGTTTATGTCAATATCCGAGTTGGCCGCCGCCAGTGAAGTAGCCGAAGCTACCGTCTCCCGGTTTTGCCGGCAAATCGGGTATAAAAGCTATAATGCTTTCAAACTGGCCATTGCCAATGCGGGCAGCCTTCCCTCCCGTCCCTATCCTCTGGCGGATGAAATTTTTCCCAAAGATGACCTCGAATTAATTGGAAACAAACTTCTGAAAGTTAATGAAACGGCTTTACAACAGACACTAAACCTCATTGATTTCAACGCCGTAACTGCAGCAGCGGATATTCTTTGCCGTTCTGAAAAGATTTTGTGCATGGGGCAAGGCGGCTCAATGATTATGGCGCAAGAGGCGGCTCATCTGTTCACCACTGCCCTGCCTGGATACTTTGCGATCGCTGACTCACATTTGCAGGCCATTGTCGCCACCCAACTGACTGCCAAAGACGCCGTTTTATATTTTTCTTATTCTGGCGCGACCCGTGACTTACTTGAAGTGCAGCCGATAGTACACAAATCTGCCGCTAAATTCATCCTAGTCACCCGATTTCCCTGCTCCCCCGGAGGAAAAGCGGCCGATGTTGTCCTGCAATGTGGCTCCAACGAAAATCCCTTGCAACTCGGCTCAATCGCTGCACGCATTGCGCAGCTTTTTGTCTTAGACATATTGTTTACAGAAGTTTGTCGCCGCGACGAAGAAAGCTGCCGCGTCCATCGCAAAAATATTGCCGATGCTTTAGCGGACAAACATGCCTGAAACGATTTTGAAAATTTTTACCATTTAGCAAGAAATCGTAAAAATTTTTTCCATTTTTTGTTGACAAAGACGAAACACTCTTATACAATTTAACCATAAAGCGTGCTATATGTGCGCATTGTTTACGACAAAATCAATAAACAATTAACGGGAGGATTGCAAGATGAATCACAAAAAGATAGTGGCGGCGTTGCTTACCGGAGCCATGGTTCTCGGTATGACAGCCTGCAACAAGCAGGAAACAGCGCCGGCAAGCGGCAAAACCGACGCTAAAGCGGCTGAAAAAA
This is a stretch of genomic DNA from Mageeibacillus indolicus UPII9-5. It encodes these proteins:
- a CDS encoding MurR/RpiR family transcriptional regulator encodes the protein MLDKNATEIGQSNACTGRSIEAKTENNNVFSKIIHHYYQLTAAEKKVADFVISQQLNTQFMSISELAAASEVAEATVSRFCRQIGYKSYNAFKLAIANAGSLPSRPYPLADEIFPKDDLELIGNKLLKVNETALQQTLNLIDFNAVTAAADILCRSEKILCMGQGGSMIMAQEAAHLFTTALPGYFAIADSHLQAIVATQLTAKDAVLYFSYSGATRDLLEVQPIVHKSAAKFILVTRFPCSPGGKAADVVLQCGSNENPLQLGSIAARIAQLFVLDILFTEVCRRDEESCRVHRKNIADALADKHA